In the genome of Populus trichocarpa isolate Nisqually-1 chromosome 6, P.trichocarpa_v4.1, whole genome shotgun sequence, one region contains:
- the LOC7495704 gene encoding uncharacterized protein LOC7495704, whose product MLLLMALFPASHLLLHGTHISHVQSPKLHSCGLSSPCLRTYPPKQQEETAYKYQTQARIVRKAKSEVKMEKEEAGLVVDAEKLRFEFLQVLRGRRTAEVPLTVEPANPVKHPLFQETPRPTFSEAMESCPKVEIKNFNSLLKEENLYLTTEAGEQGRLPVLILSMKGSEERRPAIVFLHSTHKNKEWLRPLLEAYASRGYVAIAIDSRYHGERASNLTTYRDALISSWKNSDTMPFIFDTVWDLIKLADYLTQREDIDPTRIGITGESLGGMHAWFGAAVDTRYSVVVPIIGVQGFCWAIDHDKWQARVDSIKPVFEEARKDLGKSAIDKEVVEKVWNRIAPGLASCFDSPYTVPAVTPRPMLIVNGAEDPRCSLAGLEVPKSRAIKAYGEAHSLDKFKLVAEPGIGHRMTPFMVKEASDWFDKYLKQQAA is encoded by the exons ATGCTCCTATTAATGGCGCTGTTTCCAGCATCACATCTCTTATTACACGGGACCCACATCTCGCACGTGCAAAGCCCAAAACTCCACTCGTGTGGACTCAGCTCCCCTTGTTTAAGAACATACCCgccaaaacaacaagaagaaactGCCTATAAGTACCAGACCCAAGCCCGGATTGTGAGAAAAGCAAAGAGTGAGGTCAAGATGGAAAAGGAAGAAGCTGGTCTTGTTGTTGATGCTGAGAAGCTGAGATTTGAATTCCTTCAAGTCTTGCGTGGCAGAAGAACTGCTGAAG TTCCGTTGACTGTGGAACCTGCAAACCCAGTGAAGCATCCCCTGTTTCAAGAGACTCCACGGCCAACATTCAGTGAG GCAATGGAGTCTTGTCCGAAAGTAGAGATCAAAAATTTCAATAGTCTACTCAAAGAGGAGAATCTTTATTTGACTACTGAG GCAGGGGAGCAAGGGCGTTTGCCTGTCCTGATTCTGAGTATGAAAGGGAGTGAAGAAAGAAGGCCAGCTATTGTATTTCTGCATAGCACACATAAGAATAAAGAGTGGTTACGACCATTGCTCGAG GCATATGCTTCGCGGGGATATGTTGCAATTGCGATTGACTCTCGCTACCATGGGGAACGAGCCAGCAATTTGACTACCTATAGAGAT GCTCTAATATCATCATGGAAAAACAGTGATACAATGCCATTCATATTTGACACG GTCTGGGACTTGATAAAACTGGCTGATTATCTTACTCAGAGGGAGGATATAGATCCTACAAGGATAGGAATTACTGGAGAATCGTTGGGAG GAATGCATGCTTGGTTTGGTGCTGCTGTTGACACCCGATATTCAGTGGTGGTCCCAATAATTGGTGTGCAG GGGTTTTGTTGGGCCATAGACCATGATAAGTGGCAAGCTCGAGTTGACAGTATAAAGCCTGTATTTGAAG AAGCGCGGAAAGATCTAGGCAAGAGTGCAATTGATAAAGAAGTGGTGGAGAAG GTCTGGAATAGGATTGCACCTGGTCTGGCTTCTTGCTTTGATTCGCCATATACAGTTCCAGCCGTTACACCAAGACCTATGCTGATTGTTAATG GTGCAGAAGATCCTCGATGCTCACTCGCAGGTTTGGAAGTTCCCAAATCAAGAGCAATTAAGGCTTATGGAGAAGCACACTCTCTAGATAAATTTAAG CTGGTTGCTGAACCTGGAATTGGACATCGAATGACGCCATTCATGGTAAAAGAAGCAAGTGATTGGTTTGACAAGTACCTTAAGCAACAAGCTGCTTAG